The Actinomycetota bacterium genome includes the window GTCGGAGTGGGATCTCAGTGCTGGATTCAAGTTCCGCTGCCCATGTGCGCGCCATCTCAGCCGAAGCACCCTCACTTCCATCCATCTTCAACGGCAGACCCACGATGATCTCCACCACTGAATACTCACTGATGAGCTCAAGAATCTGGCTGATTGCCGCGTCACCTGCCGGCACGCTGTCCAGCGGGACGGCGAGCACCTGGCCGGCGTCGCTGCGCGCTACGCCGATGCGCACGGTGCCAACATCGCAGGCAAGGAGCACGCCGGTGAGCTCAGTCAGTTGGACACCCGAGCCGTGATGCTTGCCTTCACGGCTTCAATTGCGTCTGCAACCCCTGCCGGGTGAGTTCCGCCACCTTGGGCGAGGTCTGGTTTGCCACCGCCTCGTCCGCCCAAGAGCGGCAGCGCGGCGGCGAGGAGAATGTTGGCGCCCACTCCCAGAGCGATGGCCTGCTCGTTGGCTGCAGCAATTGCCGAGACTTTTCCGTCTGCGACAACTGTGCCAAAGAGGACTACCGGCACACCGGACCGATTTCTGCCCTTGACCTGCACGACCACTTCGCGCAATGCCGCCGCATCCATGCCCTCGGGTGCTTGGAAGGCCCACACGTGCACGGGACCGATCTCAACTGCTGCCCCGATGACGTCGTCAACACTTGCCGACAACGCAGACTTGCGCACTTTCTCCAGGTCGCGCTCGGCAGTCTTGAGCGAGGCAATCGTGCGTTCGATCCGATCAGGGATCTGCTCAGCAGGAACCTTCAGCAGTTCGGTGAGTCGATTCACGAGCACGTGTTCGCGGGCCAGGAATTGATAGGCGTCGGCTCCAACGAGAGCCTCCACCCTTCGCACTCCGGTACCGATGGAGCCTTCGCCAAGGAAGGTGACTACGCCCAATTGCCCGGACCGCTGTGCGTGAGTACCGCCACACAGTTCATGCGCCCAGTCCCCCACTGAGATGACACGTACCTGATCGCCGTACTTCTCGCCGAACAGTGCCATTGCGCCAAGGGCTCGTGCGTCCGCCTGAGACATCTGATGCGCAGTTACCGCGAGATCCTCCAACAGCACCTCGTTGACGCGAGCCTCAACGGACTGCATGACATCAGGAGCGATTGGTGTGGAACTTGGAAAATCGAAACGCAGGCGACCCGGTGCGTTCTCAGATCCCATCTGAGTGGCGGTGTCACCGAGTTCTTCGCGAAAGGCGCGATGGATGAGGTGGGTGGCCGTGTGCGCCCGCGAGATTGCCCGACGACGTTGGATATCGACGTGGCCAACGACGCTCATTCCTGAAGCGAATTCACCCGATCGCACTTCACTGCGATGGACGAAAAGCCCTGGCACGGGCATCTGTACGTCATACACCTCAGCGACAGCGCCGGTTGACGAAACGATGCGGCCACGATCACCCAGCTGCCCGCCAGATTCGGCGTAGAAGGGCGAACGATCAAGAATGATTTCCAGATGCTCACCTGCTGAAGCCGCCGCAACCGTAGCCCCATCACGCACCAGTCCGATGATGGTGGCTTCGGAATCAACCTCGGTGTAGCCGGTGAAGCTTGTGCGCCCACCTGTCTCAAGAATGTCGCGGTAGGCAGTAGTTGCCGTTAGGCCAACCTTGCGTTCGCGAGCGTCAGCCTTGGCTCGTTCGCGCTGCTGGCCCATCAACGTGCGGAAGCCTTCTTCATCAACCTGAAGTCCCTGCTCTGCCGCCATCTCCAAGGTCAGATCAATGGGAAAGCCATAAGTGTCGTGCAGTGCAAAGGCCTGTTCACCCGAAACGGTGCTGCCACCTGTTGAACGAATGCCTTGGGCTGCCGTGTCGAAGATCGTGGTTCCAGCCCGCAGGGTCTGAATGAAGACTGCCTCCTCAGCGATGGCGATCTGACGAATGCGATTGACCTCGTCATTGAGCTCTGGGTACTGCGGAGCCATCGTCAGCACAGTGGCGTCTATGAGCTCACCCATGCTGGGATCCTGAGCACCAAGCAGTCGCATGTTGCGGATGACGCGACGCATCAAACGACGCAAGACGTATCCGCGGCCTTCGTTGCCCGGCAGGACTCCGTCACCGATGAGGAAGGCACATGTACGCGCATGATCTGCAATCACTCGCAGCGCGACATCGGACTTTGGGGTGGCCCCGTACCGAGTGCCGCTCAGTTCGACTGCACGATCAAGAATTCCGCGCGTGGTGTCGATTTCGTAGATGTTGTCCACGCCCTGCAGGAGCGCTGCCATGCGTTCCAGCCCCATACCTGTGTCGATGTTCTTCGCTGGCAAATCCGCAAGGATCGGGTAGTCCTCCTTGGCTGGCCCGGCTCCACGCTCGGACTGCATGAAGACCAGGTTCCAGACTTCGAGGTAGCGATCCTCATCAGCCACCGGACCACCATCGCGACCATGCTCTGGACCACGGTCGTAGTAGATCTCCGAGCAGGGACCGCAGGGCCCGGGTATCCCCATCGACCAGAAGTTGTCGGCCATGCCGCGGCGCTGAATGCGATCAAGCGGCAAGCCCACCTGCTTGTGCCAGATGTCGATGGCCTCATCGTCATCCAGATAGACCGTCGCCCACAACTTGTCCTCGGGGAAGCCGTAGCCACCATCAGCCACCGAACTCGTCAGCAGTTCCCAGGCCATCGGAATGGCCAATTCCTTGAAATAGTCACCGAAGGAGAAATTGCCAGCCATCTGGAAGAAGGAGGCGTGCCGAGTGGTCTTGCCGACCTCCTCGATATCGCCGGTACGGACGCACTTCTGGACGCTGGTTGCCCGCGGGTATGGGGCTGGAGCCTCCCCAAGGAAATACGGCTTGAAGGGCACCATGCCTGCGTTGACGAACAACAGTGTGGGGTCATCAAGCAGCAACGAAGCCGACGGCACAATCTGGTGCCCTCGATCGGCGTAGTAGCGCAGGAAGCGACTGCGAATCTCAGCGGAATCCACGGTCAGGCCCCTTTTGATTCGTGATTGCGATCGCTGTTGAGCCGAGCTTCGACCATTGATCGCGCGGACTCCACAGCCGCAGAAGCATTGACAGCAGCTTGCTGAATGGTCATCACGATGCCACGCTCACGCGACTCATCGACAAAGCGCTGACCGCGTCGATACGCAAGGATCCCTACGGCCGCCCCGACGGCAAACCAGAACATCCTGCGCATCACAACTCTCCCTTTGGTTAAGGCTTCCAACCTTAATGCTCGGGATTCTCGTTCTGTCCGCTACGCAGTTGCGCAAGCCGTTCGGCAACCTTGGACCAAGCTGCCTCGGCGCCATGCTGTGAAGGTCGGTAGTAGCGAACTCCCTGCAGCACCTCTGGCAGATATGTCTGCGCTACCACGCCTTCTGGCAGGTCGTGGGGGTAGATGTACTGCGCGCCGTGCCCGTGATCCTTGGCTCCGGGGTAATGGGCATCGCGAAGCCAAATGGGAACTGAGCCGACCCGACCCCGACGCACATCATTTGCTGCCGCGCCGATGGCCGTGACGACTGCATTGGATTTGGGTGCGAGGGCTGCATGAATCGTGGCGTGCGCAAGGATGATCTGAGCCTCGGGCATGCCAACGATCGCCACCGACTGCGCCGCCGCCACGGCGGTCTGCAGCACTTGTGGATCAGCCATGCCGATGTCTTCGCTGGCAAGGATCATGAGCCGGCGCGCGATAAAACGCGGATCCTCCCCTGCCTCCAGCATTCTGGCCAGATAGTGCAAAGCGGCATCTGGATCACTGCCTCGCACACTCTTGATGAAGGCGCTGATCACGTCATAGTGCTGATCGCCATCCTTGTCGTAGCGCAAGGCCACATGCTGGACGGCCTGTTCAACATGCTCCAGGCAAATGACCGACGATCCAGCTGAGTCTGCCGCGATGGCCGCCGCCTCCAGGGCTGTGAGTCCTCGCCGCGCATCCCCGATACTCAGATGCACGAGATCCACCATTGCCTGATCATCGATCGCAAATCGATCGTCGAATCCACGAGGGTCATGCAGGGCTCGCCGAAGCAGCAGGTCGATATCCACGTCGGTCAGCGGCTGCAGGGTCACCACAAGGCTGCGGGACAGCAGAGGTGAGATCACAGAGAAACTGGGGTTCTCAGTTGTGGCCGCGATCAGCGTTACCCAGCCATTCTCGACTGCCGGCAACAGGGCATCCTGCTGGCTCTTGCTGAATCGATGCACCTCGTCGATGAACAGCACCGTGCCCTGCCCGCTGACCGAGGATCGGGCTCGAGCCGAATCAATGACTGCGCGCACATCCTTCACGCCGGCAGTTACGGCCGAGAGCTCTTCGAAACTGCGCCCGGAGACCAGGGACACGAGCGAGGCAAGAGTGGTTTTTCCGGTGCCAGGCGGACCCCACAGAATGACTGAGATCGCCGAGCCCTGACCCGTCAGCAGGTTGCGAAGCGGAGTACCCGGGCCTAGTGCCGCCTCTTGGCCAACGACGTCGTCAACCGACGAAGGCCGCATCCGAACAGCCAGCGGGGCAAGCGCATGGCTCTCGTCGAACAGGGTCATCGCATGGAACTAGGAGGAAACCGTATGTGCTCGCACTGGCGGGCCGTCAATGCCGGCTTCCTTGCGCTGCAGTCCGGTGATAGGCGTCGGCGCACCGGTCAAGGGATCCTGCCCGCCACCTGTCTTGGGAAAGGCAATCACATCGCGGAGCGAGGGGGCCCCTGCAAGGAGCATGCAGATGCGATCCCAGCCAAATGCAATGCCGCCATGCGGAGGTGGGCCAAACTTGAACGCTTCAAGCAGAAAGCCGAATTTGTCATTGGCCTCCTCCTGGCTCATGCCCAGCAGTCCAAAGACTCGCTGCTGCACATCAGCCTGATGGATTCTGATCGAACCACCGCCGATTTCATTTCCGTTGCAGACGATGTCGTAGGCCCAGGCCAGAGCGTCACTTGGCGCCGTCTCGAAGTTGTCGATCCAGTCATGGTTCGGCGAAGTAAATGGGTGGTGCACAGCTGTCCAGCCACCATCGTCAGTGAGTTCGAACATTGGGGCGTCCACGACCCAAAGGAAGGACCAACTGCCTTCTTCAATGAGCCCCTGACGCTCGGCAATCTCACCGCGGACAGCACCCAGCAGCATGCGTGACTCAGATGGCTTGCCCGCAGCAAAGAAGATGCAGTCGCCCGGCTTGGCGCCAGTAGCATCCACGATCCCTGCGCGCTCGTTGTCGCTGAGGTTCTTGGCCACCGGCCCGCCGAGTTCACCTTCGGCATCGACCGTGATGTAGGCCAAGCCCTTGGCGCCGCGCTGCTTTGCCCATTCCTGCCAGGCATCGAATTGCCGGCGTGGTTGGTCAGCGCCGCCCGGCATGACCACAGCACCGACGTACTCGGACTGAAATACTCGGAACGGAGTGTCAAAGAAGAAGTCGGTGAGCTCGACAAGTTCCAGTCCGAAACGAAGATCTGGCTTGTCTGAGCCAAAGCGACGCATGGCCTCGTGATAGGTCATGCGAGGAATCTCGCCAATCTCATGAGCGAGGATGCCCTGCCACAGCGCGCCAATGATGGCCTCGCCAAGTTCAATGATGTCCTCTTGCTCAACGAAGGACATCTCAATGTCGAGTTGAGTGAACTCGGGTTGCCGATCGGCTCGGAAGTCCTCGTCGCGATAGCAGCGGGCGATCTGGAAATAGCGTTCCATCCCGCCAACCATCAGCAGCTGCTTGAAGAGCTGCGGTGATTGCGGCAGGGCATACCAGTCACCTGGCTGCAGGCGAACAGGAACAAGGAAGTCACGCGCACCTTCAGGGGTCGAGCGCGTCAGTGTCGGTGTCTCGATCTCGATGAAATCCCGACCAAGGAGTACATCTCTGGCCAATTGATTGACCTTGGAGCGCATGCGAAGGGCGTCACCGGCAGATTGGCGGCGAAGATCCAGATAGCGGTACTTCAGTCGGACCTCGTCGCCCACAGCAACGCGATCGTCGATCGGAAAGGGCAGAGGCGCGGCAACTGACAGCACCGTCAGCTGGGTGGACATGACCTCAATCTCGCCGGTGGGCAGATCAGGATTCTCATTGCCAGCGGGGCGAATGCCGACCTGGCCGGTGACCTGCAGGCAGTACTCATCACGCAGGCCGTGCGCGATTTCCGGGTCGTGCACCACGACTTGGACCACACCAGAGGAGTCACGAAGATCAAGAAAGGCAACTCCACCATGGTCACGACGGCTGGCGATCCAGCCCGCCAGGGTGACGGTGGTCCCAGAGTCTGCTGCCCGCAGCGTGCCTGCCAGGACGGATCGAATCACGAATGAACTCCCTTAGTGCTGCTCAATGTCTGTTCGGCAATCTTGCCCGCCAAGGTTGGCTGCACACTCTCCCATGCCACGATCTCCTGCTCACCACGCGACATATCTCGGATCACCGACGTGCCATCGGAAAGCTCCTGCTCACCCACGACCAGTACCCAGGGCGCACCGCTGCGATCTGCAGCCTTCATAGCGCCCTTGAGCCCGCGGTCACCGAAGGCCAGATCGACCCGGATGCCGCTGCGCCGAAGTTCTGCGGCAAGTGCGACCAGCTTGCTCTTGGCCTCCTTGCCGATGGGAACGGCAAATACGTCAATCAGCGGGTCTCTACCGATGCTCAAGTGCTCTGCCTCGCACGCAAGCAGAGTTCTGTCTGTCCCAATGCCAAAGCCGATGCCTGAGAGCGCCTGACCTCCCAGGGATTCCATCAGTCCGTCATAGCGGCCGCCGCCGCCGATACCCGACTGCGCACCGAGGAGTGGATGACTGAATTCAAAGGCCGTCCGGGTGTAGTAGTCCAAGCCGCGCACAAGTGCTGGTGCTTCAGTCCACTCGACGTTGACGGCCCGAAGATGCTGACGAACCTCGTCATAGTGCTCGCGACACTCAGGGCAGAGATGATCAACCATGTATGGCGCACCCACGAGCAGCGCTTGCACTTCTGTGCGCTTGTCATCCAGGACGCGCAGCGGGTTGATTGCCGCCCGCTCGCGCGTGGCCTCATCGAGGTCGAGGGCGGCGAGAAACTCCTGGAGGAGGGCTCGATACACCGGACGACACTGAGCGCAGCCAAGAGAAGTCAGTTGCAAGGTGAACTGCTGAAGGCCAAGTGAACGAAAGCCGGCATCTGCAATGGCAATGACTTCAGCGTCGAGAGCGGGGTCCATTGATCCGATGGCTTCGACTCCGACCTGCTGCAGTTGGCGATAGCGACCCTGCTGCGGGCGCTCAGCACGGAAGAAGGGCCCGGAATACCAGACCTTCACCGGGAGTTGGCCGCGATCAAGTCCGTGCTCAATCACCAGTCGCATGACACCAGCGGTGCCTTCAGGACGAAGCGACAGCGAACGCCCACCGCGGTCCTGGAATGTGTACATCTCCTTAGCCACCACATCTGTGGACTCGCCTACCCCGCGCACGTACAAGGCAGTGTCCTCGAAGACCGGAAGTTCGACATAGCCGTAGCCAGCCATCCGGGCTGGTGCGGTCAGAGCTTCGCGCACCTCAAGAAATGCAGTACTGCGTGGCGGAAAATATTCAGGGACACCTTTTGGCGCCTGCATTTGATCCACGGTCACAGACCAGTCCGCGCCGGGAAGTACTGGTTCCCGGGCTGCAAGAAGGGATTGCTCAGTTTCTCCTGACCGATCGTGGTCTGCGGGCCGTGCCCCGGCAGCACCACCATGTCGTCATCGGCTGGCAGAACAATTCGCTGCAGCGAATCCTGCATCAATTGCATGCTTCCGCCGTCAAGATCAGTTCGGCCGATGCTTCCGGCGAACAGCAGATCACCACTGAACATGATGGGTGGCACCTCTGCATCGGCTTCACGTTCGAAGACGATGGAACCCTCTGTGTGGCCAGGAGCGTGACGAACGAGCAATTGGATGCCGGCCAGGTCGAGCACCTCGTTGTCAGCAAGGAGGCGCACATCTTCTGGTTCAGTGAGCTCCAATGCGCCCTTGGTCATCCGGAGCAAGGATTCGCGGTTGGCATTGATCGTGGATCCCGCCAATTCGGCCAGCCGGTAGCGATCGTCAGCGTGAATATAGGCCGGAATCCCAAAATCGTGACTCAACGGCGCTACCGACCAGGCGTGATCCAGATGCCCATGGGTGATGAGCACTGCCGCCGGCTTCAGTTTGTGCTCACTGATGATCTGCATAAGGCCGTCGATGGAGTCCTGACCGGGGTCGATGATCAGGCAGGGCTCTCCTGGCGCTGAGGCCATGACGAAGCAATTGGTGCCAAAGGAACCCGCAGGGAAGCCAGCCACAATCACCCGGGCAGCCTAGTCCGGAGACGGCCCGTGAATACACTCCGCTGGTGACCAGTAGCAACAAACGCGAGCGTGAACTAGCCCGGGCGAAATATGAGCGCCAGCAAGCCCGAAGGACACAGCGTCATGCCCATCGTCGACGCAACCAGAAGATCACGGCCGTTGTCGTTGTCGTGGCAATGGTGCTCGCCTTCGGTGGCTGGGTGCTGTTCAGCATCGTTGTGAATGACGACACGAATGCACCAGTAGCCGAGGCTTCCCCAGCAGCAGTGGCCAGCTGCACGGAGGCGACGCCCTCCACGGCGAGCCCGCAGAACTTTGCTGATGCTCCGAAGGTTGATCCGAGCATTGCGACAGGCACGACCATCACCTTTGCCACCAATTGCGGCGACATCGTTGTGCAGACTCTTCCAAAACTCGCGCCGGCAACCGTGACTTCTGAAGTCTTTCTTGCCAACAAGGGCTTCTACGACATGACTCCCTGCCATCGCCTGACGACTGCTGGCATCTTCGTACTGCAATGCGGCGACCCAACCGGATCAGGTTCTGGGGGTCCCGGGTACACGGTTCCCGACGAGAACCTGCCCCCCAAGGGCAGCACGGTCTATCCAGCCGGGACAGTCGCCATGGCCAATGCCGGTTCAGGAACCTCCGGTTCACAGTTCTTCATCGTCTACGAGGACTCCCCTCTTGGCCCGGACTACACGGTGTGGGGCAAGGTCATTTCCGGCCTCGATGTCGTGAAATCAGTCGCCACAGCAGGGGTAAATGACGGCAGCGGCGACGGTGCTCCAACGCAACCAGTGGTGATCCAGCAGGCAACTGTGAGCACCCCCTGATGATCCCGGTAGCGTGAGCACCCCTAGGGAAGGCACTTCATGACCGAGCTTGTACCCGGCGCGATACCGACGCCAGCGGTACTGCGACGTCCAAAACCAGCCGTCGAGGCTGGGCCGCCAGCCAGCGACCCGAGCAAATTTGGTCGAGTTGAGGCCGACGGGACCGTGGTGCTCCTTGCCCCCGAGGGCGAAGTAGTGGTCGGGCAATGGGTTGCCGGACCACCCGCCGAAGGCTTGGCGTTCTTCGGACGCAAGTACGACGACCTGATCGTGGAATTGGATCTGACTTCTCAGCGGCTGGCTGATGGCCGGGCGACTGCAGATCAGTCCACCGCTGCCTTGACGCATGTGCGTGCCGCCATTGCAGCCCACGCCTATGTCGGCGATACCGCTGCCCTGCTCCAAAAGGTGGCCTTGCTGGAGGAAGCCATCACTGCTGCGAAGGCAGCTGCCTTGGCAGCGCGCGCGGCACAGAAGACACAGGCGCTTGCGGTGCGCGAGGCGCTCGCGGTTGAGGCAGAGTCGCTCGCGTCCAGCACTGCCTGGAAGACCACAAGTGAGCGCTTTGCCAGCATGATCGATGACTGGAAAGCCCTCCCCCGGATGGATCGCAATTCTGAGCAGGAAGTCTGGAAGCGCATCAGCACCGCCCGAGCGACTTTCGACAAACGCCGACGCGCTCACTTCGCTGAGGTCGAGGTGCAGCGCAAGGATGCAACCTCACGCAAGCGCGAACTCATTGCTTCTGCCGAGGCACTGGCTACCTCCACGGACTGGGTCAACACCTCGCGAAAACTTCGCGATCTGATGCAGGAGTGGAAAGTTGCTCCGCGGACGTCCAAGCGCGACGAAGACAAGCTCTGGAAGCGTTTCAAATCCGCTCAGGATGCCTTCTATGAGGCTCGTACTGCGGCTGAGACCGCTGTCGAAGCTGAATTGAAGATCAATGTGCCTGCCAAGGAAGCGCTGGTTGTTGAAGCAGAAGCGCTCCCCACTACAGACCTCAAGGCTGCCAAGCAGTCTTTGCGATCGATTCAGGATCGCTGGGACAACCTGGGTGACCTGCCCAAGCCCGATCGTGATCGCCTTGAGAACCGATTGAAGAAGGTCGAAGAATCCATTCGCCAAGCCGAGGCAAAGGCCTGGAAGAAGAGCAATCCGGAGGCCCGGGCTCGCGCCGAGTCCACTGCCAACGCCTTTGCTGATGGTCTGGCCAAACTTGAGGCGCAACTGGCCGCAGCACAGAAGGCCGGCAAGGCTGCTGATGTGGCCAAACTCCAGGCTTCGGTTGACTCAACCAAGGCGCTGCTCAATGCGGCATCATCGGCAGCTCAGGAATTCAGCAGCTAGCTCATTTCGAGATCACACTCGATAGGCGTCGTAGACGCCTTCGACGTTGCGCACGGCCTTCAACACCGAACCCAGATGCTTGGGATCAGCCATCTCGAAAGTGAAGCGAGACATCGCGATACGGTCTCGGGTGGTCGTGACTGACGCGCTCAAGATATTGACATGGGTGTCGGAAAGTGCCCGGGTCACGTCAGACAACAGTCGGGCACGGTCAAGGGCTTCGATCTGAATATTCACCAGGAAGACACTGCTGGCAGTGGGAGACCATGACACCGCGACCATGCGATCGGGTTCGCGCTCAAGCTCTGGCACATTGACGCAGTCATTGCGGTGCACAGACACCCCGTTGCCACGCGTTACGAAGCCGACGATTTCGTCGCCTGGTACCGGCGTGCAGCACTTGGCCAGTTTCACCCACACGTCATCAGTGCCCACCACCATGACACCAACGTCAGAGGCACTGCGCGTATCGCGCCGTTGTGCCCGAGCGGGTGTAAGAGTCTCGGCCGCATCGTCATCAGCCTCTTCGACACCGCCAACCGATTCGACCAGTCGCTGCACGACTGAGGACGCACTGACTTTGTTCTCGCCGACTGCTGCGTACAGGCCAGAGACATCGGTGTGGTGCAGATCAAGCGCAATGGCGTTAAGTGCCTGGGTGGTCATCAACCTCTGCAGTGGCAGACCCTGCTTTCGCATGGCCCTGACGATTGAGTCCTTACCCTGCTCAATGGCTTCGTCTCGGCGCTCACGCGAGAACCAGGCCTTGATCTTGCTCCTGGCTCGCGCTGATGCGACGAAGGACAGCCAGTCGCGACTTGGCCCTGCGCCTTCGGCTTTGGAGGTGAAGATCTCGATGACATCACCATTGGCAAGAGGGGATTCAAGTGGCACCAATTTGCCGTTGACGCGCGCGCCGACGCATCGATGCCCGACTTCGGTATGCACGGTGTAGGCGAAGTCCACTGGAGTGGCGCCAGTAGGCAGTGCAATGACATCACCCTTGGGAGTGAACACGAAGACTTCGGAAGAACCCAGGTCGTAGCGGAGCTGATCCATGAACTCATCTGGATCCTCAGTCTCTCGCTGCCACTCAACAAGCTGGCGCAGCCAGGCAAAGTCGTCAGGGCCCTGCTTCTGTGCGGCATCTCCTTGCTTGTAGCGCCAATGCGCGGCCACTCCGAACTCCGCGCCTTGATGCATCTCGACGGTGCGAATCTGCAATTCCACAGGTTTGCCACCTGGGCCAATGACCGTCGTGTGCAGGGATTGGTACATATTGAACTTCGGCATGGCAATGAAGTCCTTGAACCGGCCCGGCATCGGACTCCACTTTGCGTGGATGATGCCCAGGACGCTGTAGCAATCCCGTACATCTTCCACGAGAATGCGCACTCCCACGAGGTCATAGATGTCAGCGAAGTCCCGACCGCGCACGATCATCTTCTGATACACCGAGTAGTAGTGCTTTGGACGACCGGTGACTGTTGCCTTGATCTTGCTCTGTCGAAGGTCGGCTTCGATGTCGGTGATGATCTCGTCGACAAACAGATCACGTTGGGGTGAACGCTGCCCGACCAGCCGCACTATCTCGTCGTACATCTTTGGATAGAGCGTGGCAAATGCCAGATCTTCCAACTCCCACTTCACAGCATTGATGCCCAGGCGGTGCGCGAGAGGTGCGTAGATCTCAAGAGTTTCGCGAGCTTTGGCCTGCTGCGACTCCTCGCTCATCCAGCGCAGAGTGCGCATGTTGTGAAGGCGATCGGCCAGTTTGATCATCAGTACCCGGATGTCTCGCGCCATGGCCACCACCATCTTGCGGACTGTTTCAGAAGTTGAGGCATCGCCGTATTTGACTTTGTCGAGTTTGGTCACACCGTCAACGAGTGCTGCGACCTCATCGCCAAA containing:
- a CDS encoding DUF349 domain-containing protein, yielding MTELVPGAIPTPAVLRRPKPAVEAGPPASDPSKFGRVEADGTVVLLAPEGEVVVGQWVAGPPAEGLAFFGRKYDDLIVELDLTSQRLADGRATADQSTAALTHVRAAIAAHAYVGDTAALLQKVALLEEAITAAKAAALAARAAQKTQALAVREALAVEAESLASSTAWKTTSERFASMIDDWKALPRMDRNSEQEVWKRISTARATFDKRRRAHFAEVEVQRKDATSRKRELIASAEALATSTDWVNTSRKLRDLMQEWKVAPRTSKRDEDKLWKRFKSAQDAFYEARTAAETAVEAELKINVPAKEALVVEAEALPTTDLKAAKQSLRSIQDRWDNLGDLPKPDRDRLENRLKKVEESIRQAEAKAWKKSNPEARARAESTANAFADGLAKLEAQLAAAQKAGKAADVAKLQASVDSTKALLNAASSAAQEFSS
- a CDS encoding bifunctional (p)ppGpp synthetase/guanosine-3',5'-bis(diphosphate) 3'-pyrophosphohydrolase, coding for MPLFGGPRRQHPELDRLLRTLRKYHPKADARLVERAYETAAYLHREQRRRSGDAYITHPVAVAEILADLGMGGTTLAAALLHDTVEDTGYSLDSLREDFGDEVAALVDGVTKLDKVKYGDASTSETVRKMVVAMARDIRVLMIKLADRLHNMRTLRWMSEESQQAKARETLEIYAPLAHRLGINAVKWELEDLAFATLYPKMYDEIVRLVGQRSPQRDLFVDEIITDIEADLRQSKIKATVTGRPKHYYSVYQKMIVRGRDFADIYDLVGVRILVEDVRDCYSVLGIIHAKWSPMPGRFKDFIAMPKFNMYQSLHTTVIGPGGKPVELQIRTVEMHQGAEFGVAAHWRYKQGDAAQKQGPDDFAWLRQLVEWQRETEDPDEFMDQLRYDLGSSEVFVFTPKGDVIALPTGATPVDFAYTVHTEVGHRCVGARVNGKLVPLESPLANGDVIEIFTSKAEGAGPSRDWLSFVASARARSKIKAWFSRERRDEAIEQGKDSIVRAMRKQGLPLQRLMTTQALNAIALDLHHTDVSGLYAAVGENKVSASSVVQRLVESVGGVEEADDDAAETLTPARAQRRDTRSASDVGVMVVGTDDVWVKLAKCCTPVPGDEIVGFVTRGNGVSVHRNDCVNVPELEREPDRMVAVSWSPTASSVFLVNIQIEALDRARLLSDVTRALSDTHVNILSASVTTTRDRIAMSRFTFEMADPKHLGSVLKAVRNVEGVYDAYRV